The genomic window ggcaTACTACaccgggttctttttttttttttttttttttgatatatttATTTTCATAGTGATTTCTTTGAAATACTATTAAATCGACCGCTACGAAAAGCGGGGCGAAATAAATCAAACTAactaaactaactaactagaAACAATGGTCGAGTCAATCGTACGAAACAAGCATTCGTAACAACCCTGCACACCGGATAACATTGAAGGCTTATCAGCAACTGACTAGGAGCCTGACCTCAACATGAGTCAAGTAAGAGAGTGgtcccctatgtgtgtgtgtgtctgtgtgtgtgtgtgtgtgtgtctgtgtctgtgtgtgcgtacgtgtgtgcgcgtgtgtgcctgcgtgtgtctgtatgtgtgtgtgtgtgtgcgtacgtgtgtgcgcgtgtgtgtgtgcgtgtgtctgtatgtgtgtgtgtgtgtgcgtgtccgtgtgtgtgcgtaggtgtgtgcgtgggtgtgggaggtggggtggggggtaggttccgtgtgcgcacgtgtgtgcgtgtatgtgtgtgtgtgtgcgtacgtgtgcgtgtatgtgtgtgtgtgcgtacgtgtgcgcgcttgtgtgtgtgtgtgtgtgtgtgagtgagtgtacgtgtgcgcgcgtgtgcgcgtgtgtgtgtgtgtgtgtgtgtgcgcgcgcgcgcacgcacgcgggggttgggtgggagcaAATGAGTGTCCtggtgaagaagaaggggggtggggtgagctgCAAGGTTGTGggtaggggaggtgagggggggagggggttggagatgACAgacggtaggggtggggtggtgggggccggggggggggggtgtgcggggtgaCAAGTGGCCATCTTCCCATACTCTTGTTTGACGGGCTCCCTTTGTGCGCAGATTGTGTCGCCGGTATCAGTCAGTTCTGAGCCGGCCGCCACTCTCAAGTCAGAGGAAAGCACTGCGGACCTTGCCTTTTCGTCAGTCTCGTAACAATTAGACTgaattgttgtttgttggttgttttctcTCCTGCAACGTTTCACTGACTGGTTCTGCGGTCCCTTTACGGTGAGTACAATCTGGCTCGTTAGTGTTCTGTTTTCGCAGTGTTGGCATTCTTTTCAGTTGAAATAAACGTTCGAGGCTTTGAATGATGGAATATTATACATttcattgtatcgtgttgtggtgtggtatagtgtgattTATTCTATTggattgcgttgttgttgttgctttgttgttcttgttgcttttctgtttgttgctgtttttagagagagagtgtgtgtgtgtattcatgtatatatatatatatatatatatatatatatatatatatatatatatatgtgtgtgtgtgtgtgtgtgtgtgtgtgtgtgtgtgtgtgtgtgtgtttaactttttGCATTTCCTCTGCTGTACCAACAGGACTACAAGGTCAGTGAAATATTGGTCTAAgctcaaaaacactttttttcgcCGATTTCCGAAACAGGTTATTTGCCAAAAGTcatgtttttttaaatatgactCCATGTAAAACAAGACGTAGACATCGATTTTAATTGACTTATTGAGAAACAATTAATGACGTGTTACTTAAAAAAGGTAATAgtaaacatttatatatatatatatatatatatatatatatatacatacatacatacttacacacacacatatttaataTAATGCCCATATCCTTGTCTTGGAGATATTCATTAACCCTTGTTCAAGGGTCTTCATCAAATGATAACCCTAATTTTCGCATTCTGATAATGTGTTCTTTCCCTTCTGctttttattaaaaacaaaatcatgttcAGTTGCAGGAAGTTCGCTCATCAAATGTCGCAAGGTTACTCACGTTTGTTGAAACGTTTATGTTTACCTGCAAAATAccccatttttattttttgactGAAACGGCAaacatgtgtgcctgtgtctcttcagcagatcacacacacacacacacacacacacacacacacacacacatacacacaagtactgACAATTTCTTTGTTATCTGCAAGGACCACCCAGTGCATTTTATGCCACAGCAATGCCATCCCGTTTGCACACAATCGTCTTTGATTCGACACACTGATAATCACActaatggtgcaaaacaaacgCGTATAAATTTGAGCATAGATAAacagtctcttgtgtgtgtgtgtgtgtgtgtgtgtgtgtgtgtgtgtgtgtttatgtctatctctgtgtgtgtgtgtgtgtgtgcgtgtgtgtatgtctatctgtgtgtgtgtgtgtgtgtgtgtgtgtgtgtgtgcaacagggcACGTAAACAATTTCTCAGAAACCACATCCCATATCCCATGTCACGCGGTATGGCCAAAGTCTCAACAGGCAGACATGTCCAACCTTGTCAAAACATGTCGAAACGAGATCATACGATGCTACACATTTCAAATACActtggacaggggaggggagagacttgAGTGACAAAAACTTGGACTTgggtaaagtttcagtttctgtttcaaggaggtgtcaaccCGTGTGGTCTGATCCGTATACTCGTTGCACCCATGTAGAGTGGAGtgataggtaacgcgtccgcctaggaagcaagagaatctgagcgcgctgtttcgaatcacggctcagctgccgatattttctccccctccactagaccttgagtggtggtcttgacgctagtcattcggatgagacgataaaccgaggccccgtgtgcagcatgcacttagcgcacgtaaaagaacctacgacaacaaaagggttgttcctggcaaaattctgtagaaaaatccacttcgataggaataacaaataaaactgcacgcaggaaaaaatacaaaaaatggttggcgctgtagaaaagcgacgtgctctccctggagagagcagcccgaatttcacacagagaaatacgaatacgaatacaaatacaactagAGAACAGCACACGACCGTCCATTGCATTAGTCCGGCGCGATGGCCCGGCCCTAGAGAGCATCCCAACAATGTGAAGGCCATGTCTACACTGGACGTTCTCGTTCCTTTGAGAACTGCGAAACGTTGCCTTCACTATTTCAGCCTCttatgttctgtgtgttgtgtgcgtgtgccggcgcggtgcgcgcacacacgcatgtgtgtatatatatatacatatacatatatatatatatatatatatatatatatacgtgtgtgtgtgtgctttttttccatcttcagtttaacgtctattcactataagtgtgtgtgtgtgtgtgtgtgtgtgtgtgtgtgtgtgtgtgtgtgtgtgtgtgtgctctctctctctctctctctctctctctctctccttagcgTGGTGCCTGAGTGTAAAGATGTGTGGATTTTTACTTCaaaatgaatgtgtactgtgtgttttcaggtaaaaaaaaaaaaaaaaaaaaaaaagacaacgcaAGATGAAATCTCACGTAAACATGCTGACGATTGTTggtaagaacttttttttttgtttttatttttttcgtttgtCCATACTTTTGtgaggaaaaagtgtgtgtgtgtgtgtgtgtgtgtgtgtgtgtgtgtgtgtgtgtgtgtgtgtgcgtgcgcgcgcgcgcgtgtgtgtgtgtaaccatgtgtttgtgtgtgtgtaaccgtgcgtgtgcgtgtgtgtatgtaaccgtgtgtgtgtatgtgtgtgtgtgtgtgtgtgtgtgtgtgtgtgtgtgtgtgtgtgtaccctggactggatgaaaaacaacacatcaacGCTTATCAATTTTcctctgaattaaaaaaaactttgccttatcttcttcaccccaccccccacgccccccgccctctctctctctcctctctctctctccctctcccccttttcctttctctctctttctgtacccccccccccacccccgacccccttctctctgttctccttgctctgtctttctgtcacactctctgtccgatgtccatatatctgtgtgtctgtgtgatttggtGTGCATTTTGTGCAGGAGTCTGGGAGCATTGAACATCAAGCATGGTGCAAGTTTtattctgctttctttctcttgtcttttttatttatttttttttttttttacccctagcattttttttctgcatatttttctcctctccctatcttcttttttctttttcttttgttttcttttcctttaatttGTGATAATGTGGACACATTAATGTACTAATAACTGAATGCGTTGTTTCTTGGTCAGTCATTTGTCTTTTGCCACGCtacaaagttcagttcagttactcaaggaggcgtcactgcgttcggacaaatccgtatacggtacaccatatctgctacacatatgcctgaccagtagcctaacccaacgcgcttattcaggccttgagtaaaagaagtgcataaacaaataaatggatatatCATTAAATCAATTAATAGTTAattagatgaatatatatatatagatagatagatagatagataaacggataaaaaccaaaaaacaaaaccacttcCCCCATGCTTGATGTTCAATATTCCCACTCTCAGCCACAATGCACACCAAATCACACGCCACAAAAAGGGGTGAAAGCTCATAACcgatattttaaactgaaagtttacaatgtctgcatgtgtatgtaggtatgtggttgtgatgccccccccccccacccccccgccaccccacctaccccccttcccctccccctccccctccccctccccgtttaTGTCCTCTCTGCTCCCTCTTCCTTCACCTTCCCTTAGCTATTGTCCTTGGTTTGGAGGCGAAGAGATCAAAGCAGTATGTTTATTTGTGCTGTTCGGGGTTTTTGGTTTTCAGCTGACTATTTCTGTTTGCTAAATACTTGTTTCTAATGGATTTCTTCCTCATTCTGTCTTTTGTTTCAGGCATTCTCGTGGTCCTGCTCGGTATGTAGACACTTCCTTCACCTCcgctgtctgatctgtctgtcaccccctcttcccggctccaccgcccccccccccccccctctctctctctctcccttgagaTGCAAATATCGCATaatctgagcgtgtatgtgtgagcgtgcccGTGGGCTGAGCTGCAGGGGCGATCATAGCGGCTGCAATTTTGTTCAGCGTTAGAAATGTTCTAGTCTATTCTAATCCCTGAGACTTAGGAAAATGATTAATACTGTGAGTTCGCCCATGCAACCCAGCCCTTGTAAACTGGACCAAGAAGAATGTTGAAAGGATCAGTGATAGTTATGAATGGAAAAAGAACTAACCACGAATCAAAGACATCGACTGGAACAAATTTTAAACCTAACCACAGAGAGCGTTATCTCATGCAAAAGCAGTACAGTAGATAACAATGTTTGTTAGGTCAAACAAAAATGACCAGTTAAGCACTCCAGCGCCATATTGTATTCAGGAAATTCAGATACGTATTCGTTGACCTGAAAGTGTCAGAAATCTAGAAGTCCCCTTTGATTTCCCTTTATATAACAGTGACTTGTTTGTTACTCTTTCCAATTTACATAACAGAACATAACACGTATGAATTCATTCATACACATTTCAATACCCAGTGATTTTCTATTAACTATAGTGATCTAGGTCGCCTACATCCAGTTCTATCTGCCACCTGCTGATGCATCAAGGAACCCAAACTCcagtttgtgtgttctttttgtacaGCGAGATTGTTGTCACAGTCTGTTTGCCGACTGCCTACACTACCTTACGGATGAACTACAGACAGTGCACAGTAAAGCCGCACGTCGTGTACTGTACTCGAATATACAACAAAAGTTACACCAGTCCTTCTCGGGTTGCCCGTGAATGCTGGAATTCAATACAGAAGTCTTGACTTTCCGATGATTCGCTAAACCCAGGCATATATTCAGGCAGTACACCCACTTCAGAGATCTTTGCTCCTTTTCCGATTCCCGCTTtcgggacaattttttttttttttttttttttttttttaggacctTCATATCACATATTCTGCTGCATGTCAACTCTAGGTATACCTTTTGTACTGGCTTGAAAACGTAATTGAACGTAAGCAGTGTTTTGATCCGAATTCAACCGTTAATTCGTCtgtcagtgtgtacgtgtgtgtgcatgttgtgtgtacgtgcattcGTATATGCATGTGcgcgttcatgcatgtgtgcgtttgcgtatgtttgtgtttgtgtgtgcctaagtgcatgtgtgcgcgtctAGCTCTCAAAATGCGGCACCCCCATCCCATTTGTCCTCTGCCATTCCTGAGTCTTCCACTGATGCCAGTTCTTTTCCGCagattcttttccttcttctactacttctcctaCCCCTGCAGTGGACTCCACCAACCCAATCTCCAGCAGTGACTCTGCTCCCGCAACATCACCATCAGCACAAACTCCATCTCCAGCAACATCACCATCAGCACAAACTCCAtctccaacaacaccaccactttcAGGAGGAGGAATGTCAACAACGGATTCTATTGCTCCTACCTCCAGCACTGCTGCTCCTGTTGCAGTCAGTAGCTCCAGCCCCTCGCCCACCGCTGCAAACCCCAGCAGCAGCCCCGCTAGCAGCAGCATCAAAACTGCAAGCCCCAGCACCGGCACTGCAGGCTCCAGCAGCCCCGCTAGCAGCAGCATCAAAACTGCAAGCCCCAGCACCGGCACTGCAGGCTCCAGCAGCCCCGCTAGCAGCAGCATCAAAACTGCAAGCCCCAGCACCGGCACTGCAGGCTCCGGCAGCCCCGCTAGCAGCAGCATCAAAACTGCAAGCCCCAGCACTGGCACTGCAGGCCCCGGCATCAGTACCCACGCCGCCACCACTGCCTCCAAACTTGACTCCTCGTCCAAAGGCGGCCAAAGCACCCCGACAGAAAGTACCAAACCCACCGGCCCAGACAGCAGCACCGCCATGCCTGTAAGTGTGTCTGTCGTCCTCACCGTTTCATCCTCGcaaagtttggttggttggttggttacgcCCACAGCAACAGGATCCGTCGAAGCTACCATGTGGGAGAGACCTGTCCAGttttgttgattctttttttttctgtatttggttgttttttggggggcgggggtttttggcattttttttcttGGGTTTCTGTTTTttccggggtgggtgggggtggggggctagagaacattggaagggaagggggagaggcggCATGAGAGACGGGGAATCATTTATGAGGCCTGGGGGAACATGCATGTTTAGatatatatttagatatataattatgtgaacatgtacacacgcgtgtgtgcgtgctcgcgcgcacgcgctcgtgcgtgtgtgtgtgtttccatctaaATGCACGCGAGTGTTTGAAAACGCATTCCTGGTTCTGTATAAACTTGTGTGTTTACAAGAATGCACACAActacgcgtgcgtgtgcatgtgcatttatcAAAACCAATGTCCAAAGTTTATTTTTAGATAAAACATTGAATAAGCATACAGCAAGACatccttttttttcacatcaagcgtggtgtgtgtgtgtgtgtgtgtgtgtgtgtgtgtgtgtgtgttttcagaagtCATGTTACAACGTCACGTGCAGTGGAAAGTCGTGTTTGACTGAACGCTCTACCAGCAATAAAACAGACCTGACATGTCCTCTGACCAGCTACTGTTTGGTAACCATCTTCCTCGTTCATTTCAAtcattcactttctttctttcttccttcctttctttctttcgtgtttttaattcttcctcttccttccgaATTTTTCTCACTTCCTGGATTGAATAAAGTTCATTAATTTGATTTTTAGAACTACTTTGCATACTGCTTAAAATATTTCATTATTTCTGGgcatctttctcttctttctttttgtcctatatctgtctgtctgtctctttttgtctttttgtgttcTTCTTGGAAAGCAAAACTGTTATTGTTTgaaatagtagtagtatagtagtagtagtagtgacggCAGAAGACGCAGCAGCAGCGGTGGTATAGGCCTTGTATTTTGTTCGTCATGTTGTGTATATCTAGACAGGGGGAGaaaactggaggaggaggagagaagaagaatgaggaggaggaggaggacaagaagagagaaagagacagatagactgacagatacacacacagacacagacatccagcTGACGTGCCGGCCAGTGCCAGTCGGCATCGGGAATTcccaaagacaaaacaaatgcacaaaaacaaggaaaccaaaatacacacacacacacacacacacagagagagagaaagagacagacagacagacagacacacacacacacacacacacacacgcacgcacacaacagcaacaataaacagaAGGGACCACCGTACAAACCTTACCTCcaatcatgttaaaaaaaaaataaaaaaaataaaaacagatccAGAGAACAGAGAAGGACGGCAACATCACCATCGCAGCGACGTGCTCCCAGGAGAAGTGCAGTTACGATGACTACACCTCTGACGCGCAAGGACACGTCACCCAGAACTGCTGCGACCACGCGCTCTGCAACGTGGAGGACCTGCTGGCAGGAAGTCTGCCCCTCAAGGCCTCCCTCCTTCTCATCCTGGCGGCTGTGGCTCTCAGAGCCGCCTTTGTGTGATGGGGGACTGTTGAAGTGAAGCCCTCGAGGTGCTGTGAGCAGGGACTGAGTCATTAATGAGTGGGCCTACAGCCAACACTCCGGTTTCGACAAAATGAATAAGTAGAATAAGCATGTGCAAATTATTCATCAATGATAATTATTTTATTCACCACACAGCTTGGCTTATTGCAGATAgagcttgctttttttcttctttttttgtgacgCACATGCAGAAATTTGCTAGTTGTATGCTGCTACGCATGCATACTGAGAATTCAATCTGTTAATTAAGCATTTTACCATGTAAGAATTATCAGCCATCGAATTTGTGCACGTAACATCCACAACACAAAGTCGATATTGGAAACAAAATGTACAAATTTACTGACGTAAGCCAAGGATACCAAGAAAACCGTGTAACCATTGGACGTCAATCTTCTGGTAGTTTCGAGACATTGCAACACCTTAAAGTATATAATAGAAAGGCAGTGTTACAACTTACAACCTGTGGAGGCGGAACGAGTAGCGTGTGAAATAGCAGTGGTCTGTATCGCTACGCAGAGTGCTGGTGAAACGTGTCTCGGGTTTCCTTTCGCACACACAATTGCCTCGTGGCTTTATTTACTGACGAAGAGTACCATTCCTGAGCGGATCTGCGCGAACTTCTTGCATCCCCATTTTGCCCACCTTGTTATGGCCCATGATAACGACTCAAACTTAAATCCTTCCACTAATCCCAACGCCAACTCAAACCCTTTCCCTATTCGTCACTCTGGCACTGACGCTAACGCTATGTATGTAAAACGAACCAACAGATTATCAAAATAATAGTTAAGAATAGTGCCCATGATGAAACCAGGAGAAAATACCAAAAATCCTTTCTTACATCAGGTAAGGGGGATAATCCAGATTCCATTCTGTGATAAACAATTGCAAAAGACGAGGAAGATTCGGAATAAAAATTTCTCGTCAGAATGTCGTTTAATGCTTGTGAAAATATAATACTGATTTTATATCGTTAATCAGTCCCTGTATAGGTTCTGTACTTTACTGTTTTCATCTTTGGTCGCATGAATGTAATTGAAATTGGTTGATACAgaagcaaggggggtggggggggggaagaactaaATACCGgagtcgacaacaacaacaacaggaaaaaagaaCACCCGATCGAAGACTTCGTCTCTGTAGAATGCcagctttttgttttatttatttcatctttaaAAGCATCTAGTAATAAGCGAGTCGTCTTCTTTCTCATATTGTGGCGAAAATGTACACGTTTCGAAATCATTTCCTTGAAAGTTGTATGCCTGAAAGTAGTATCTCTTTGGTGAATATTTCCTTATTAATGTTGGACCAAAACATATGACTGATCAATGCCTGAAAGTTACAACAGCAAACAGGGTGTAGACTGGGAGGCGGACAGAGAAGTGCATGCTGGCATGTTTTACTTGATTCCTTTCCAAGTCGCCacgaaacagaacaaaagaaaaaacaatgaaaGGGCCGGCAGTTTTTATGAAAGGATTCTTTAAATAACAATATGAAAACGATAAGAACAACATTTCCCCAAGAAAACATGTAAAACGGGTGCAAAGAAAGATTGAAAAACGTTCGAATTTAGAGACTGTttattggaaaagaaaggatTAGGAAAAGCCTCTATTTCCCTAAAAATAAAAGTCGGTAGATGTCTACTAAACATTTGAAACTGCACGGAAATAAGGCCAGTTTCCgttgatttgttttccttttaatcCTCCAAAACAGGAGAGCCCAAATTTTAACTTGTTTCTAAACAAACCGATTGATAATATGCTAATGGAATAATCAGTTACTGGTTGATTTGGAATACTGTGTGTTTTTCAAACCAGAATGCCTTGATCAAGGAGACAATGAAGACCAGCCTATTAGACGAATACAAAAATTGTCTTATCCAGTAGCTTGTTTATGTTTCGTAATCATAGTATTGGGGGGGTCGCTGCATTTGATTTATCCGTCCATTTTTTCCTATCTATAGGTACAGTTATTTATGGCGTTTATGCGCTGATATATAATgattatgaaaataaaaacacccccaaaacagcaACACGATATAAAGTAATAAGATCGATTCTCCTTTTACACAGAAATATGTATATCCTTGTATCTATGCATCTGTATGCTTCTTTCGTTTCTGTTTTAttagttgttggtgttttttttcattttgtgttgttgctttttttgtcgaGTGGTTTGTTCTTGCACTttaattttctttatttgtttgtagcACTTCTTGCTTGTGTTCTATTTATTTGATAGCATTTGAATTACAAATACCATGATTAACATCTGGTGGAGAAGAACAACACTGAAAGCAgctgaaaaaaataatttaaaaaaaagtaacttaTAAACGGGGGGATAACTACTTTCTGGGgtcgtttatgtgtttgtttgtttgtttcgaatGCAGATTTTTCGAAATGTATTACCAaaagtttcttcttttctgtgaGCTGACCAAGACCATGATGAAATTCCAGCTTGTCAGTTTCTCGACCCTCGACTTCCAACATTCCCTGCTTTTAAAATGTGGGTACCTTTTTATCCAAGTTATTGTCAATGCGTGCACATTTCTAAATATCAAAATCCTCTAAACtcggaagaaaacaacaacaacaacaaaatgtacgcATATTTCAACACACGAGCATGCACATTATGCACAAATACAGACATCCATATCCCCACACAAGCGTTGCCCcaatctttccttctctctacaATGTtcagcacacactcacagacgcacatactcgcatgcacgcacgcgcgcacacacccaaaTCACACCCTGTCCCCAATCATTACCACCATCCGATCTTTAAAGTCGGATTCAAAGAACCATGAAACATGAACATGTGCGTGACAGAACGGCAAATCTCGTGAAAACATAAACCAATGTATGCAGTTATCTGATCATGATTTGAATAACATGCCTGTTGAAAAGTGGATATGGTTTAGATATCTGAACAGATAACAAAACAATTACACACATTTCTGTTCGGATAATATGGTGTGCGATG from Babylonia areolata isolate BAREFJ2019XMU chromosome 1, ASM4173473v1, whole genome shotgun sequence includes these protein-coding regions:
- the LOC143282146 gene encoding uncharacterized protein LOC143282146, producing the protein MKSHVNMLTIVGILVVLLDSFPSSTTSPTPAVDSTNPISSSDSAPATSPSAQTPSPATSPSAQTPSPTTPPLSGGGMSTTDSIAPTSSTAAPVAVSSSSPSPTAANPSSSPASSSIKTASPSTGTAGSSSPASSSIKTASPSTGTAGSSSPASSSIKTASPSTGTAGSGSPASSSIKTASPSTGTAGPGISTHAATTASKLDSSSKGGQSTPTESTKPTGPDSSTAMPKSCYNVTCSGKSCLTERSTSNKTDLTCPLTSYCLIQRTEKDGNITIAATCSQEKCSYDDYTSDAQGHVTQNCCDHALCNVEDLLAGSLPLKASLLLILAAVALRAAFV